The DNA region GCCGGCACGCTCTACCTCGGGTACCCGTCGGCCGACGCGGCGCTCGCGGCCGCCGGGCGCGGTCTCGCGCAGAATTCCGCCCTGACCGACCCGCAGCGGGCCGCGATCTTGAACCAGGTGCGACAAGCCCTCGCCGGCGCGACCGTCGACATCTTCCCGCCCGACCAAGGCGCCGGGCCGGCCGGCCGGCCCGGGAAGGCGCCGGCAAAAGCGATCGTGACGTCGGCGGTCCGGCCGGCCGGCCCGCAAACGCAGGTGATTGTGCGGATCGCCGTTCCTCAAGGCGACGCGCACCAACCCGTGAAGGTCCTCGCCGTTCAACCGGACGGAAGCCAGCGCACGGTCTATCTGGCCAACCACGCTCCGGGAGACGTCGTCTCCACGTCGGCCTCCGGGACGCCCCCGTTTGTGGTGCTGGTGTACGTGGCGGGCGAGATGGTACGGCAAATCGACGTCCCGGCCCCGTAGGCCTGTCCGCCCGGCGCGACAGGACGGCCGGCCTGCCCGGTGGAAGGTGGACGGCGTGACTGACGCGGGATCGGCGCTCAGCGGCGTCCGGGTCGTGGACCTGACCCAATTCGAAGCCGGCACCTCCTGTACGGAGACGCTCGCCTGGCTGGGCGCCGACGTCATCAAGGTGGAGCCGCCGGGGAAGGGTGAACAGGGCCGGGCGGCGTCGACCGATGTCCCCGGCCTCGACTCCTACTATTTCCTCCTCCTCAACGCCAACAAACGCTCGGTCACCCTCAATCTCAAACACGCCGAGGGCAAGCGGCTGCTCGGCCGCCTGATCGAACGGGCGGACGTGTTCGTCGAGAACTTCGCTCCGGGCATCATCGAGCGGCTGGGGTTTGGCTACGATGACGTGCGGCGGCTCAATCCGCGCGCCGTCTACGCGCAGGTCAAGGGGTTCGCGCCGGACGGCCCCTTCGGAAATTATCCGGCATTCGACATGATCGCCCAGGCGGCCGGCGGCGCGATGAGCCTCACTGGGCGGCCGCAGGACCCGCCCCTCAAGCCCGGGCCGACCATCGGCGACACCGGGGCCGGCCTTCATCTGGCGGTCGGGGTCCTCGCCGCGCTCGTCCAGCGGCAGCGGACCGGCCTCGGCCAGCGCGTCGAAGTGGCGATGCAGGAAGCGGTGATCAACTACTGCCGGATCTCGTTCGCCCGCCAGTTGCTCACGGGGCACGCGGCGGAGCGGTGGGGCAATCAGAGCCAGCTCGGCATGACGGCGCCGAGCGGCATCTACCCGTGCACGCCGGGCGGCCCCAACGACTACGTGTTCATCTACACCAGCCGGGCGGCCAACCACCAGTGGGAGCGCCTGCTTGATGTGATCGGCCGTCCCGATCTGAGACACGATCCGCGGTTCGCGAACCCGGTGCAGCGGGCCGCCCATGCGGACGTGATCGACGAGGCGATCTCGGCGTGGACCCGCCAGTACACGAAGCGGGAGGCCATGGAGCGTCTGGGCACGGCCGGCGTGCCGGCCGGCGCGACCTTCGATACCTTGGAGTTGACCGGGGACGAGCACCTGAACCGCCGTGAGGCGATCGTGACCGTCGACCATCCGACGCGGGGACGCCTCAAGATGCCGGGCTGGCCGGTAAAGATGGAGCGCTCGCACGTACCGGTCGCGGCGGCGCCCCTGCTGGGCCAGCACAATCGCGAGGTCTACGAGGAGCTTCTCGAACTGAGTGGCGAGGAACTCGCCCGTCTGCGCGAGCAGGGCGTCATCTAAGGGGAGCGAACCGTGACCGGCAACGAGATCCTGGCGCGCTGCCTGAAAGACCACGGGGTGGACGTGATTTTCTTCCTCATGGGCGGCCCCATGATCGACTGCGAGAATGCCTGCCTGCGGCAGGAAATCCGGATGGTCGACGTGCGGCACGAGCAGGCGGCCGCGATGGCGGCCAACGCCTACAGCCGGCTCCGGCGGCGGCCGGCGGTCTGCATGGCCTGCAGCGGTCCTGGTTCGGCGAACCTCGTCACCGGGGTCGCCAACGCGTTCGTCGATTCCGCACCGGTGATCGCCATCGGCGGGTCGAGCCCAGTCTCCCATGCCGGGATGGGCGCCTTCCAGGAGACCGACCAGGTGGCGCTCTTTCGCCCGATCACCCGCTGGGCCGAGCGCTGCTACGATCCGCGGCGCATCCCCGAGCTGGTCGGCACCGCCTTCCGCCACGCCTTCGGCGCCCGGCCCGGACCGGTCTACCTGGACATGCCCGGGGACGTCCTCTACCGCGAAACACCAGATGATCAGGTCCGCAGGGTCCCGGCCGAGGCGGAGCGCCGGCGGCCGCCGGGAGACCCCCGGACCGTGGAGCGCGCCCTCGCGCTCATCGCCGCGTCCGAGCGCCCGATTCTCATCAGCGGCAGCGGCGTGCTGTGGGCGGAAGCGGAGGGCGAGTTGCGGTCGCTCGTGGAGCGGGCTCAAATTCCCTTTTATACGACGCCCCAGGGGCGCGGGGTCATTCCCGAGGATCATCCGCTCTGCTTCTTGGGGGCGCGCGGCGCGGCGTGGCGGGAGACCGACCTGATCGTCTTGGTGGGCACGCGCCAAAACTACGTGATCGGATACGCCCGGCCGCCGCGCGTGAATCCCGAGGCCAAGCTGATCCAGATCGACATCGACCCCGAGGAGATCGGCCGCAACCGGCACGCGCACGCCGGCATCGCCGGAGACGCCAAAGCCGTCCTGGCGCAGATCCTCGACGCCGGCGGCGAGGCGTTCCACCCCGAACGGCGGACCGGCTGGGTCTCATACCTGGCAGGTCAGGACGAAGAAAGGCGGGCCGAGCAAGAGGAGCGGATGTCCTCGGACGCACGCCCCATCCATCCGCTCCGCCTCTGCAAGGAAGTCCGCGACTTCCTGCCGCGGGACGCGATCCTCTGCGTCGACGGGCAGGAAATCCTCAACTACGCCCGGGGCTCGATCCCCTTCTACGCCCCGCACAGCCTCAATTCGGGGCCGTACGGCTGCATGGGGGTGGGCCTGCCGTTCGGGCTGGGCGCGAAGGTGGCGATGCCCGACAACCTCGTCGTGGTCCTCCACGGCGACGGCTCCTTCGGCCTCAACGCCATGGAGATGGACACGGCCCTCCGGCACCGCCTGCCGGTCGTCTGCGTGATCTCGAACAACGGCGGCTGGACCGCCACCGACCGATTCAAGACCGGCCGCGACCTCGGCTTCACGCGCTACGACCTCATGTTCGCGGCCGCCGGCTGCCACGGCGAGTACGTCGAGGACCCGGGCCTCATCAGGCCGGCCCTGGAACGGGCGGCGGCCAGCGGCAGGCCGGCCGTCGTCAATGTGGTCACCGACCCTACCGCGCGGGCCCAGACCGCCCGTTTCGCCGATTACTCGACGTGAACCCGAGGTAGCCGCCCGGCATCCGGTCCCGGCCCGACCTCCACAATCGAATCGGTGCCGTATTGGCGCCTGGCCCGGCGCGCCATCATACTGAAGGGACAAGCAGCAAGAACGCCGACTCGCGCATGGGGGTGTCTGTACGGCCACCGTCCCCGGCACACCGCGCCTGACCCGCAGGCCCCCGGCCCGATCGCTCGGGCTTCAGGCCCGGATCACGCTCAGCGTGGCGGCGGCCACCGCCATCATTCTCACCGTGTTTGCCTTTATCGCGTTCCGGGCCGTTCAAGAGAGCACGTCGACCGTGCTGCAGCAGCGGCTGCAGGTCGGGACCGCGCTTGCCGACCGGATTGCCGCCACCCTTACGGGTTACCGAAACGAGCTGGAAGATCTCGGGTGGGAACTATCTCAGGAAAGTGCGCCCGAACGTCGCGCCGCGGTCCTCGAAGACTCCGAGTGGGCCCGCAGGTTTTCCGCGCTCGCGATCATTGGCCCGGACGGCCGCGTGATCTGGTCCCAGCCGGCATCGTGGTTTGCCTCGATGCGGCGAGGTCTCCCCCTGGCGGTTTTGACGGCAGCGTCCGGTGGCGCGGCCGTGCTTCCTCCCCTCGCCATAGCGCCGAACGTGCATCTGACGGCCCTCGCCGTCCCTCTCGCCGATCGCGGCGTTCTTCTGGGCGCCGTGGACCTCGAACGCCTTGCCCTCAGGGGCATCTTCGACGGCCCAGTGGGGGCATCGTTCGACTTCGAAATCATGGACGCGCAGGGCATCGTCCGCGCGTCGGCCGTCCTCGCCGAGGTCGGGCGGCCGAGCGAGCATCTCCCCATCCTCGCCCCGGTGGTTCGGCCGGGAAGGCAGGCCATTGTGTACCACAACGTTCCACGGCGCCCGCACTACGTCGTGTACACACCGCTCGCCGAGTACCCGGGGTGGTCGGTCAACTTCGAGGAGCCCAGCGACGTTGTGCTCTCGCTGCCGCATGCGCTTCGCAACGGCCTGCTCGCGCTCGGAGCCGTTATCATGGTAGGGATGTCCACTCTGGCCTTTTTCGACACAAAGGGCATGCTGCGGCCGCTCGCCCGGCTGCGGAAGGCGGCGGAGCATATCGCCGGCGGCAATCTGGACGACACCGTGGACGTCGAACGCCGCGACGAGGTCGGCGCGCTCGCGCAGGCTTTCGAGGCGATGCGGGTGAAGCTGCGCGCCTCGCGTGACGAGATCGCCGCCTGGAACCGCGAACTCGAGGACCGGGTCGCCAGCCGCACGCGGGAGCTCAGCGCGGCCCATGCCCTGCGCCGCCAGCTCCTCGAACGGATCGTGCTCGCCCACGAGGAAGAGCGCCGCCGAATTGCCCGAGAGCTGCACGACGAGATCGGCCAGGGCTTGACCGCCCTCGTGATGCAGCTCGGAACGGCGGAGGGCGCCCTGGAGCCCGACGCGGATGGGATCCGGCCGCAGCTCCAGGCCGTCCGCGAACAGACCTCCGAGATGATCGAGAACGTCCGGCGGCTCATGCTGGACCTGCGCCCGGCGGTCCTGGACGATCTCGGGCTCGTCCCGGCCATTCGCTGGTACGCCGAATCCCATCTGCCTGCGGCCGGCATCGACGCCCAAGTGTCGATCTCGGGCCTCGACGAGCACGAGCGGCTCCCGCGGCGCCTCGAACTGGTGGCGTTCCGTCTCGCGCAGGAGGCTGTCACGAACGTGATCCGCCACGCGCAGGCCAGGCGCGCCGTCATTTCCTTGGCGCGCGTGGCGGGCGGGCTCGAGATCTCGGTCGAGGACGACGGCCGCGGCTTCGACCCGGAGGCGGCGCCCCCCACCGGACGCCGCGGGTGGGGCCTCGCCGGGATGCGGGAGCGGGTCGCCCTGCTCGGCGGCACGCTGTCCGTCACGTCCCACCCGGGGTGCGGCACGCGCGTCGCGGCCAGGATCCCCGTCGAGGAGACGCCGGATGCCGATTAGGGTGCTGGTCGCCGACGACCATCGGATCGTCCGCGCGGGAATCCGGTCGTTTCTGGAGGGCCAGCGGGACATCGCCGTCGTGGGGGAAGCCGGCACGGGCGAAGAGGCGTTGGCGATGGCCCAAACGCTGCGGCCGGACGTGACGGTCATGGATCTCAATATGCCGGGAATGGGCGGGCTCGAGGCCATTCGCCGTATCAAAGGCGAAATCGCGGAGGTCCACGTCGTCGCGCTGACCATGCACGCGGACCAGCGGTTCTTTCTCGAGGCCCTCGCCGCCGGCGCCGAAGGCTACGTGCTCAAAGGCGCCGACCCGGCGCAGTTGCTGGCCGCGGTGCGCGCGGCGGCGGCGGGCACCGCGTATCTGACGCCGGAACAGGCAAAGCGCATGCTCACCGAATACCGCCGCGCCGGCGAACGCCAGGCCGAGGGAGCCGGCGCCGGGCTCACCGCGCGCGAGCGCGAAGTGCTCACGCTCATCGCCGAGGGGCTGACCGGCAAGGCGATCGCCGAGCAGCTCTGCCTGAGCCCCAACACGGTCGAGCGCCACCGCACCAACATCATGAACAAGCTCGGCCTGCACAACCGCGCGGAGCTTGTGCGGTTCGCCATCCGCGAGCGGTTGATCGACGACGAGCCGCCGTCCCCGTAACCACCCCCGTCGATACTCGACTCAACCCTGCGGCGGAGCGGGGTCACGGCGCAGGGCCAGCACCAGCCCGCACGCCAGCGCAAGCGCAAGCCCGGCGGCCACAATTCCGGGCAGGCGGTCGACAACCACCGGCAGTCCGTCGACGCGCACCGACACCGCGCCTCCGGCAGACACGGGGCCGCCGGACCACCGCCCGTAGTGGCGCCCGCGTTCCGCAACGATACCGCCGGCACGCAGTGCCGTACCGGACACCCGGATGTTCGGGTCCGCCAGGAGCTCCAGGTCGGTCGCGCCGTAGGGGAACTCCCACCCCAGCGTCGCCGACCGGGAGCGCGGCTCAACCCCGAACGCGTACGCGACCTGTGTGGCGCCGGGCATCACGGGGATCGCATCCGTAATCGTGCGGTCTCGAATGTGCGGATTGCGCCATCCGTCGACGAACTCGACCGGCTCGGCCGCCCGCGGCGCCGGGGACACCAGCGGCAACGGGAACACGAGGGGATCCCGGTCCGTCACCGCCACGACTCGATCGGTCGCGTTGTGGAGCTGCTGGATCACGCTCACGCGAAGTGCGTCGTGCACGAGCTCGAGGACGACGAATACCACCGTCCCGTGCACGGCGGCCCGGTCGGGCGTAGCGGCGAATACGGACAGCGGCACGTTGCGCACGGGGGCGGCGGCGGTCAGGACGATCCGGGCGGTATACGGAACTCCGCCGTATTCCACGTGCACCACGAACACCCGAGGTCCGCCGCCGACCGGTAGGCCGGGGAACGCGAAGCGGCCCTGAGCGTCAGTCGTCGTGACCCGCGTCGAGCTGAAGGCGGGCTCGACGATCTCGAGACGCACCGCCCGCCCCGCCACCGGGTGCGCCGGAGCTGTTTGATCTGCCACGCTGCCCCGGATCTCGCCGACCATACCCGCGGCGTACGCGGTGGTGCCGGTGCCGAGCGCGGCACAGACGATGAACGCGGCCCAGGAGCGCGCGGCCCGGCTAGAACGCCCACCAGGTGAACAAGAGAAGGTTGTTGTTGTCGTTCGCGTTGCGTCCGAACCCATCGTAATTGGTCGTCCCGCCGTTGAACTTCAGATAATAAGTATACTGCAGTGCGATCCGCACATTGAGCCATGGGTAGCCCGCGTGGGTGGTGTCGTTGCCAAAGGGCGTCCAATCGATTTGCGCAACGATCGCCTGCGAATTCGGGTATCCGTTTGCGCTCCCGGTCAGCGACGCGGGCGCGTACAGCGTCGGGTCCGCACTTCCAAAGGTGCTGGCATAGGCCAGCGTGACTCCATAGGTGTTGCGCC from bacterium includes:
- a CDS encoding response regulator transcription factor, which codes for MPIRVLVADDHRIVRAGIRSFLEGQRDIAVVGEAGTGEEALAMAQTLRPDVTVMDLNMPGMGGLEAIRRIKGEIAEVHVVALTMHADQRFFLEALAAGAEGYVLKGADPAQLLAAVRAAAAGTAYLTPEQAKRMLTEYRRAGERQAEGAGAGLTAREREVLTLIAEGLTGKAIAEQLCLSPNTVERHRTNIMNKLGLHNRAELVRFAIRERLIDDEPPSP
- a CDS encoding histidine kinase; amino-acid sequence: MAAATAIILTVFAFIAFRAVQESTSTVLQQRLQVGTALADRIAATLTGYRNELEDLGWELSQESAPERRAAVLEDSEWARRFSALAIIGPDGRVIWSQPASWFASMRRGLPLAVLTAASGGAAVLPPLAIAPNVHLTALAVPLADRGVLLGAVDLERLALRGIFDGPVGASFDFEIMDAQGIVRASAVLAEVGRPSEHLPILAPVVRPGRQAIVYHNVPRRPHYVVYTPLAEYPGWSVNFEEPSDVVLSLPHALRNGLLALGAVIMVGMSTLAFFDTKGMLRPLARLRKAAEHIAGGNLDDTVDVERRDEVGALAQAFEAMRVKLRASRDEIAAWNRELEDRVASRTRELSAAHALRRQLLERIVLAHEEERRRIARELHDEIGQGLTALVMQLGTAEGALEPDADGIRPQLQAVREQTSEMIENVRRLMLDLRPAVLDDLGLVPAIRWYAESHLPAAGIDAQVSISGLDEHERLPRRLELVAFRLAQEAVTNVIRHAQARRAVISLARVAGGLEISVEDDGRGFDPEAAPPTGRRGWGLAGMRERVALLGGTLSVTSHPGCGTRVAARIPVEETPDAD
- a CDS encoding CoA transferase, whose protein sequence is MTDAGSALSGVRVVDLTQFEAGTSCTETLAWLGADVIKVEPPGKGEQGRAASTDVPGLDSYYFLLLNANKRSVTLNLKHAEGKRLLGRLIERADVFVENFAPGIIERLGFGYDDVRRLNPRAVYAQVKGFAPDGPFGNYPAFDMIAQAAGGAMSLTGRPQDPPLKPGPTIGDTGAGLHLAVGVLAALVQRQRTGLGQRVEVAMQEAVINYCRISFARQLLTGHAAERWGNQSQLGMTAPSGIYPCTPGGPNDYVFIYTSRAANHQWERLLDVIGRPDLRHDPRFANPVQRAAHADVIDEAISAWTRQYTKREAMERLGTAGVPAGATFDTLELTGDEHLNRREAIVTVDHPTRGRLKMPGWPVKMERSHVPVAAAPLLGQHNREVYEELLELSGEELARLREQGVI
- a CDS encoding thiamine pyrophosphate-binding protein; its protein translation is MTGNEILARCLKDHGVDVIFFLMGGPMIDCENACLRQEIRMVDVRHEQAAAMAANAYSRLRRRPAVCMACSGPGSANLVTGVANAFVDSAPVIAIGGSSPVSHAGMGAFQETDQVALFRPITRWAERCYDPRRIPELVGTAFRHAFGARPGPVYLDMPGDVLYRETPDDQVRRVPAEAERRRPPGDPRTVERALALIAASERPILISGSGVLWAEAEGELRSLVERAQIPFYTTPQGRGVIPEDHPLCFLGARGAAWRETDLIVLVGTRQNYVIGYARPPRVNPEAKLIQIDIDPEEIGRNRHAHAGIAGDAKAVLAQILDAGGEAFHPERRTGWVSYLAGQDEERRAEQEERMSSDARPIHPLRLCKEVRDFLPRDAILCVDGQEILNYARGSIPFYAPHSLNSGPYGCMGVGLPFGLGAKVAMPDNLVVVLHGDGSFGLNAMEMDTALRHRLPVVCVISNNGGWTATDRFKTGRDLGFTRYDLMFAAAGCHGEYVEDPGLIRPALERAAASGRPAVVNVVTDPTARAQTARFADYST